Proteins encoded together in one Pseudomonas sp. TCU-HL1 window:
- a CDS encoding 2-isopropylmalate synthase — protein sequence MSSQDRVIIFDTTLRDGEQSPGASMTKEEKLRIAKALERMRVDVIEAGFAIASPGDFEAVKAIADSIRDSTVCSLSRAVDADIDRAAEALAGANSGRIHTFIATSPIHMQYKLRMQPDQVVEQAVRAVKRARKLCEDVEFSCEDAGRSEIDFLCRIIEAAIDAGARTINIPDTVGYAIPHQYADTMRQLLQRIPNADKAVFSVHCHNDLGLAVANSLAAVAVGARQVECTINGLGERAGNAALEEIVMAIKTRQDVLGVYTNIDTPHILSTSRMVSGITGFPVQPNKAIVGANAFAHESGIHQDGVLKHRETYEIMSAQSVGWNTNKMVLGKHSGRNAFRTRLDELGIQLSSEAELNAAFARFKELADKKHEIFDEDLQALVSDTLGEEAPEHFKLVYLEVASKTGEVPQAKLVLAIDGVEQGSSAEGSGPVDATFKAIESLASSESSLQLYSVNAITQGSDSQGEVTVRLEKAGRIVNGNGADTDIVVASAKAYLNALNLMQAGVRKAHPQVADV from the coding sequence ATGAGCAGCCAAGATCGCGTCATCATTTTCGACACCACCCTGCGCGACGGCGAGCAGAGCCCCGGCGCTTCCATGACCAAGGAAGAAAAGCTGCGCATCGCCAAGGCCCTGGAGCGCATGCGAGTGGACGTGATCGAGGCTGGCTTCGCCATCGCCAGCCCTGGCGACTTCGAAGCGGTCAAGGCCATCGCCGACAGCATCAGGGACAGCACCGTGTGCAGCTTGTCCCGCGCGGTGGATGCCGATATCGACCGTGCCGCCGAAGCCCTGGCCGGCGCCAACTCCGGCCGTATCCACACCTTCATCGCCACCAGCCCCATCCACATGCAGTACAAGCTGCGCATGCAGCCGGACCAGGTGGTGGAACAGGCCGTTCGCGCAGTAAAACGCGCGCGCAAGCTCTGCGAAGACGTGGAGTTCTCCTGCGAAGATGCCGGCCGCTCCGAGATCGACTTCCTCTGCCGCATCATTGAGGCCGCCATCGATGCTGGCGCCCGCACCATCAACATCCCCGACACCGTTGGCTACGCCATTCCGCACCAGTACGCCGACACCATGCGCCAGCTGCTGCAACGCATCCCCAATGCCGACAAGGCGGTATTCTCCGTGCACTGCCACAACGACCTGGGACTGGCCGTGGCGAACTCCCTGGCCGCCGTTGCCGTCGGCGCGCGTCAGGTGGAATGCACCATCAACGGCCTGGGCGAGCGCGCCGGCAACGCCGCGCTGGAAGAAATCGTCATGGCCATCAAGACCCGCCAGGACGTGCTCGGCGTCTACACCAACATCGACACCCCGCACATCCTCAGTACCTCGCGCATGGTCTCCGGCATCACCGGCTTCCCGGTGCAGCCGAACAAGGCCATCGTCGGCGCCAACGCCTTCGCCCACGAGTCCGGCATCCACCAAGACGGTGTGCTCAAGCATCGCGAAACCTACGAAATCATGTCCGCCCAGTCCGTCGGCTGGAATACCAACAAGATGGTGCTGGGCAAGCACTCCGGGCGTAACGCCTTCCGCACCCGCCTCGACGAGCTGGGCATCCAACTGAGCAGCGAGGCCGAGCTGAACGCCGCCTTCGCCCGCTTCAAGGAGCTGGCGGACAAGAAACACGAAATCTTCGACGAAGACCTGCAAGCGCTGGTCTCCGACACCCTGGGCGAAGAAGCCCCGGAACACTTCAAGCTGGTCTATCTGGAAGTCGCCTCCAAGACCGGCGAAGTGCCCCAGGCCAAGCTGGTGCTGGCCATCGACGGCGTGGAGCAGGGCTCCAGCGCCGAGGGCTCCGGCCCGGTGGATGCCACCTTCAAGGCCATCGAAAGCCTGGCGTCCTCCGAGTCGAGCCTGCAGCTCTACTCGGTCAACGCTATCACCCAGGGCAGCGATTCCCAGGGTGAAGTCACTGTCCGCCTGGAAAAAGCCGGACGAATCGTCAACGGAAACGGTGCGGATACCGATATAGTTGTCGCCTCCGCCAAGGCCTACCTCAATGCGCTGAACCTGATGCAGGCCGGCGTACGCAAGGCTCACCCACAGGTTGCTGACGTTTGA
- a CDS encoding energy transducer TonB, translating to MITEHRRRAYLDAMQVATWLPRVALPFAAASNPELLALAPEVLLEDAPKPVADVTPDVPAADARPAATSVRAKIEIPRPGSTPRPAAQPEPEAAPEPEAAPATVEVLPPPRFSLQLLRAGNCLLLVELPTGEPFQSRDPAYLLLKDLLRAAGLPDSPQILGEPVRWPLLSRGNMDQGPEAARDFVQGFVGMRVEEQDDCACLWLVGLPAVRFAGEADATAFNRELQVEGLGAAWALPGLEPLMDEPERKAELWQAMRRVMRRWKHTE from the coding sequence TTGATCACTGAACACCGTCGTCGCGCGTATCTCGATGCCATGCAGGTAGCCACCTGGCTACCGCGCGTGGCATTGCCCTTCGCCGCGGCCTCCAACCCCGAACTGCTCGCCCTGGCCCCGGAAGTGCTCCTCGAGGACGCACCAAAGCCAGTTGCGGATGTCACCCCCGATGTTCCGGCCGCCGACGCTCGCCCAGCCGCGACGTCAGTGCGCGCCAAGATCGAGATTCCCCGTCCCGGTAGCACCCCGCGCCCGGCCGCCCAGCCCGAACCCGAGGCCGCGCCCGAGCCCGAAGCCGCACCGGCCACGGTCGAAGTGCTGCCGCCGCCGCGCTTCTCGCTGCAGCTGCTGCGTGCCGGCAACTGCCTGCTGCTGGTGGAACTGCCCACCGGCGAGCCCTTCCAGAGCCGCGATCCGGCCTACTTGCTGCTGAAAGACCTGCTGCGTGCCGCCGGCCTGCCGGACAGCCCGCAGATTCTCGGTGAACCGGTTCGTTGGCCGCTGCTCAGTCGCGGCAACATGGACCAGGGCCCCGAGGCTGCCCGAGACTTTGTCCAGGGCTTTGTCGGCATGCGTGTGGAAGAGCAGGACGACTGTGCCTGCCTCTGGCTCGTGGGGCTGCCGGCGGTGCGTTTCGCCGGCGAAGCCGACGCCACCGCTTTCAACCGCGAGCTGCAGGTGGAAGGCCTGGGTGCCGCCTGGGCCCTACCGGGCCTGGAACCGTTGATGGACGAGCCCGAACGCAAGGCCGAACTCTGGCAAGCCATGCGCCGTGTGATGCGCCGCTGGAAACACACTGAATGA
- the rimI gene encoding ribosomal protein S18-alanine N-acetyltransferase, which yields MTDAVSFRPMTEADLDTVLKIEYAAFSHPWTRGIFTDSLKSYDCWLMFEGGQQVGHGVINVIVDEAHLLNITVKPESQGRGLGLRLLEHLMVRARELKAGECFLEVRASNQSAYRLYERYGFNEIGRRRDYYPAVGGREDALVMACTLID from the coding sequence ATGACCGATGCCGTTTCTTTCCGCCCGATGACCGAGGCGGACCTCGATACCGTACTGAAAATCGAATACGCCGCCTTCAGCCATCCCTGGACGCGCGGCATCTTCACCGACAGCCTGAAATCCTACGATTGCTGGTTGATGTTCGAAGGCGGCCAGCAAGTCGGCCATGGCGTGATTAACGTCATTGTCGACGAGGCCCACCTGCTGAACATCACCGTCAAGCCGGAAAGCCAGGGCCGTGGTCTGGGCTTGCGCTTGCTGGAGCACCTGATGGTGCGGGCCCGCGAACTGAAGGCCGGCGAGTGCTTCCTCGAAGTGCGGGCCAGCAACCAGTCCGCCTACCGCTTGTACGAGCGTTACGGATTCAACGAGATCGGCCGTCGCCGCGATTACTACCCCGCCGTGGGTGGCCGCGAAGACGCCCTGGTGATGGCCTGCACCCTGATCGACTGA